A genomic stretch from Arachis stenosperma cultivar V10309 chromosome 3, arast.V10309.gnm1.PFL2, whole genome shotgun sequence includes:
- the LOC130969143 gene encoding two-component response regulator ARR5 — MDCDGVVSGVRMGEASEEVHVLAVDDSLVDRKVIERLLKILACKVTAVDSGLRALEYLGLDQHKIPSQSNGFVEGLKVDLIITDYCMPGMTGYDLLKKIKESSTFREIPVVIMSSENILPRIDRCLEEGAEDFIVKPVKLSDVKRLKDYGVGGRINKRKLPDTTEPDLSSSPPSDSSSLLSSSPSISPSPPPIIDSPIRRLKMTTATHD, encoded by the exons ATGGATTGTGACGGCGTCGTTTCAGGGGTGAGAATGGGAGAGGCTTCCGAAGAGGTTCACGTGTTGGCCGTTGATGACAGCCTCGTCGATCGCAAGGTCATTGAGCGCTTGCTCAAAATCCTAGCTTGTAAag TGACTGCTGTGGATAGTGGACTGAGAGCACTGGAGTATCTTGGACTTGATCAACACAAAATTCCCTCTCAATCTAACGGTTTTGTT GAGGGTTTGAAGGTGGATCTAATTATCACGGACTACTGCATGCCCGGGATGACCGGTTACGACCTCCTCAAGAAAATCAAG GAATCTTCCACGTTCAGAGAAATTCCAGTTGTGATTATGTCCTCTGAAAATATCTTGCCGCGCATAGACAG GTGTTTGGAGGAAGGTGCAGAGGATTTCATAGTAAAGCCGGTGAAGTTATCTGACGTGAAGCGTTTGAAGGATTACGGCGTTGGTGGTAGGATCAACAAGAGGAAGCTACCAGATACTACTGAACCTGATCTCTCTTCATCACCACCGTCGGATTCCTCATCGCTACTTTCATCATCACCCTCTATTTCTCCATCTCCGCCGCCCATCATTGATTCCCCAATCAGACGGCTCAAAATGACCACCGCTACCCATGATTGA
- the LOC130969640 gene encoding uncharacterized protein LOC130969640, which produces MSSNPSTLPFPQFPVRHNHFSVVIKGNKTQIIVISYEDHFQVIATQIGTMGTILHARKEGVSINPTFNVSVIFGKRDEPMLAACARQLIEKISLSGSSKPLVLSLGLKDHSKETLKGIISAVIDNGLW; this is translated from the exons ATGAGTTCAAACCCCAGCACTTTGCCTTTCCCACAGTTTCCTGTACGCCACAATCATTTTTCTGTTGTAATCAAG GGAAACAAAACACAGATTATTGTTATAAGTTATGAAGATCATTTTCAG GTTATAGCAACTCAAATAGGAACCATGGGGACAATACTGCATGCTAG GAAGGAAGGTGTGTCGATTAATCCAACGTTCAATGTTTCTGTTATATTTGGCAAACGGGATGAG CCAATGTTGGCTGCGTGTGCCCGTCAACTGATTGAGAAGATAAG TCTCTCTGGCTCCTCTAAGCCACTGGTGCTCTCGCTTGGTCTTAAAGACCATTCTAAG GAAACACTGAAAGGCATAATTTCAGCTGTGATCGACAATGGCCTGTGGTGA
- the LOC130969363 gene encoding formin-like protein 4, translating to MALNFMLLQPRILLLLTLLVFSVCFLLPKCHSQTTSPQNIETFYPNETSAPPPAAAQRPEAPKEPQTSLQPPVAAPRRSSNSSSSGKVAKAVAATAATTIVVCGFLFFLVHMCLKARKREEVTTNNNAPAVAPQGNAFEKIEGNVKGLIVDEDGLDVIYWRKLEGKRSKKDLHKEILRNKEEEKEEENVKKSKSIQETPLLRGKSSTSHMNIVPEVDEPYQMTRIPSQNQSFIPPPPPPPIPARKSSSKKTPPTPTEMVVTSTSKRMNSLGKGSVESGTENVKLKPLHWDKVNTNADHSMVWDNVDRGSFRVDQDLMVALFGYVAANRRSPKGQNPSNDKAAGSTRIFLLDSRKSQNIAIVVKSLAISRDEIIDAMIDGRGLNADSLEKLVRIAPTQEEQSLIIEYKGDPAILASAESFLFHILKSVPSAFKRLNAMLFRLNYSSEILEIKESLQVLELGCKELRSQRIFVKLLEAVLKAGNRMNAGTARGNAQAFDLASLRKLSDVKSTDGKTTLLHFVVEEVVRSEGKRIALNSFEINEKNAGSDEQREREYITLGLPIVGGISSEFSNVKKAAVIDYNTLVASISAVSMRIIEIQELVSQCGNEEGGYFAKEMDNFVQNSKEELKFVREEQARVMQAIKRTREYYQGGASRESAEQSLQLFVIVKDFMGMVDQACIEIARNMQKRKTHKAASYG from the exons ATGGCTTTGAATTTCATGCTTCTTCAACCAAGGATTCTTCTTCTACTGACCCTTCTTGTGTTTTCTGTTTGTTTTTTATTACCAAAATGCCATTCTCAAACCACTTCACCTCAAAACATTGAAACTTTCTATCCTAATGAAACTTCAGCTCCACCACCCGCGGCAGCGCAGAGGCCTGAGGCTCCGAAAGAGCCTCAAACCTCACTGCAGCCGCCGGTGGCTGCGCCTAGAAGAAGTAGTAATTCATCATCAAGTGGTAAGGTGGCTAAAGCTGTAGCTGCAACTGCTGCAACCACCATAGTTGTTTGTggttttctcttctttttagtCCACATGTGCttaaaggcaagaaagagagaggAGGTAACAACCAATAACAATGCTCCGGCGGTGGCGCCTCAAGGGAACGCGTTCGAGAAAATCGAAGGGAATGTGAAGGGACTAATTGTTGATGAGGATGGTTTGGATGTGATTTATTGGAGAAAGCTTGAAGGGAAAAGATCCAAGAAGGATCTTCATAAGGAGATTCTTagaaacaaagaagaagaaaaagaagaagaaaatgtcaaGAAATCTAAATCCATTCAAGAAACCCCTCTTCTCAGAGGAAAATCTTCAACCTCACACATGAACATAGTTCCAGAAGTGGATGAGCCATATCAGATGACAAGAATTCCCTCTCAAAATCAATCATTCatccctcctcctcctcctcctccaattccagcaagaaaatcatcatcaaagaAAACACCACCTACTCCTACTGAAATGGTAGTTACTTCCACCAGCAAGAGGATGAACTCTTTGGGAAAAGGTTCAGTGGAATCAGGCACTGAGAATGTGAAGCTGAAGCCTTTGCATTGGGATAAGGTGAATACTAATGCTGATCACTCCATGGTTTGGGACAATGTTGATCGCGGTTCATTCAG GGTTGATCAAGATCTTATGGTGGCTCTCTTCGGCTATGTTGCAGCAAACCGGAGATCTCCTAAGGGACAGAATCCGAGCAACGATAAGGCGGCAGGGTCGACAAGAATTTTCCTTCTAGACTCAAGAAAATCACAGAACATTGCTATTGTTGTGAAATCTCTGGCAATCTCGCGAGACGAAATCATTGATGCAATGATTGATGGTAGAGGGCTTAATGCAGATAGCCTTGAGAAGCTTGTTAGAATTGCTCCAACACAAGAGGAGCAATCTCTTATCATAGAATACAAAGGAGACCCTGCAATTCTTGCTTCAGCTGAATCATTCCTCTTTCACATCCTTAAATCCGTTCCTTCGGCCTTTAAGCGCTTGAATGCCATGCTGTTCAGGTTGAACTACAGTTCTGAGATTCTAGAAATCAAGGAGTCTCTGCAGGTTCTTGAACTGGGGTGTAAAGAGCTTAGGAGCCAGAGAATCTTTGTGAAGCTTCTAGAAGCAGTGCTTAAGGCCGGAAATCGCATGAATGCAGGGACTGCCAGAGGTAATGCTCAAGCTTTCGATTTGGCTTCTCTGAGGAAACTCTCTGATGTCAAAAGCACAGATGGAAAAACCACATTGCttcattttgtggtggaagaAGTAGTCCGGTCCGAAGGCAAGCGCATTGCTCTTAACAGCTTCGAAATCAATGAGAAGAATGCAGGTTcagatgaacaaagagaaagggAATATATAACATTAGGATTACCAATTGTAGGAGGGATTAGTTCTGAGTTTTCTAATGTCAAGAAAGCAGCAGTTATAGACTACAACACATTAGTTGCTTCAATCTCTGCCGTCTCCATGCGAATCATCGAAATTCAAGAACTAGTTTCTCAATGTGGGAATGAGGAAGGAGGCTATTTTGCCAAAGAGATGGATAATTTTGTTCAGAACTCTAAGGAGGAATTGAAATTTGTGAGGGAGGAGCAAGCAAGGGTAATGCAGGCTATCAAGAGAACAAGAGAATACTATCAAGGAGGAGCTTCAAGAGAGAGTGCAGAACAAAGTCTTCAATTGTTTGTGATTGTGAAGGATTTCATGGGGATGGTTGATCAAGCTTGCATCGAGATTGCGCGAAATATGCAGAAGAGGAAGACACACAAGGCAGCTTCTTATGGCTAG